In one window of Blastopirellula marina DNA:
- a CDS encoding prenyltransferase/squalene oxidase repeat-containing protein — protein MSQLLVSPLRLFLAMLLLASLVVSPAIVQAADNAAYEKAVQSAVNYLTNQGQAPDGTFSSNAGIGVTAICTLGLLEHGRTPLDPAVKKGLAALEKHVKEDGGIYLEGTRHRNYETCLSLLTFTAANNEGQYDKLIANANKFLKGLQWDAEEGKSEDDAFYGGAGYGGHSRPDMSNTTFLMEALKESGTSADDPAMQKALIFVSRCQNLESPHNQFEFAPKNPDGGFYYTIAAGGNSQAGPTENGGLRSYGSMTYAGLKSMIYAGVDKDDQRVKAAVTWLGKNYDTEQNPGMGDTGLYYYYHTVAKALEAYGEDDFVTADGKKHDWRKEFTDELISRQQENGSWVNEKAPRWMEGDPNLVTGYCLLALAHLQKDAD, from the coding sequence ATGTCTCAGTTGCTCGTTAGTCCCTTACGTCTTTTCCTGGCGATGCTCCTTTTGGCTTCGCTAGTGGTTTCGCCGGCCATCGTTCAGGCCGCCGACAATGCTGCCTATGAAAAGGCCGTGCAAAGTGCAGTGAACTACTTAACCAACCAGGGTCAGGCCCCCGACGGTACGTTCAGCAGCAACGCTGGTATCGGTGTTACGGCCATCTGCACGCTTGGTCTGTTGGAACACGGACGCACCCCGCTCGATCCGGCCGTGAAAAAGGGTCTGGCTGCTCTTGAAAAGCACGTGAAAGAAGATGGCGGCATCTACCTGGAAGGTACGCGTCACCGCAACTACGAAACCTGCTTGAGCCTGTTGACCTTCACCGCAGCCAATAACGAAGGGCAGTACGACAAGCTGATCGCTAACGCCAACAAGTTCCTCAAAGGCCTGCAATGGGACGCCGAAGAAGGCAAGAGCGAAGACGACGCGTTCTACGGAGGAGCCGGTTACGGTGGTCACTCGCGTCCTGACATGTCGAACACCACCTTCCTGATGGAAGCTCTGAAAGAAAGCGGCACCAGTGCCGACGATCCGGCCATGCAAAAGGCTCTGATTTTCGTCAGCCGCTGCCAGAACCTGGAGTCGCCGCACAACCAATTCGAGTTCGCTCCGAAGAATCCCGATGGTGGCTTCTACTACACGATCGCCGCTGGCGGCAACAGCCAGGCTGGTCCAACCGAAAATGGTGGTCTGCGTAGCTACGGTTCGATGACCTATGCCGGTCTGAAGAGCATGATCTACGCTGGCGTCGACAAGGATGATCAGCGCGTGAAAGCTGCCGTGACATGGCTCGGTAAGAACTACGACACCGAGCAAAACCCAGGCATGGGGGACACTGGGCTGTACTACTACTACCACACCGTTGCTAAGGCGTTGGAAGCTTACGGTGAAGACGATTTCGTCACTGCCGACGGTAAGAAGCACGACTGGCGAAAAGAGTTCACCGATGAACTGATCAGCCGCCAGCAAGAGAACGGCAGCTGGGTCAATGAAAAGGCACCACGCTGGATGGAAGGCGACCCGAACCTGGTTACTGGCTACTGCCTGTTAGCATTGGCCCACCTGCAGAAAGATGCAGACTAA
- a CDS encoding class I SAM-dependent methyltransferase translates to MLAMPAATTFEAFKQLPILLLSATGEYGHNNKIAHRAPHSFYEHNLLTPFETVDCYDYPKYWDLSFQDETELECDFFEDAFQRFGQGETRRVLDIGCGGGRNVIEMASREFEVLGLDNNEASLAYLADQLHEKELTAETMLADMANFDSELPLDAALCTFNTFRHLLTEEDAESHLHSVARALRPGGLYILGFHILQDYDDPECEEHWTNREGEVEVTTTLEVVSSDREERIETLLFHLQVRDGEKELRLKAEYPYRIYNPPQFRSLLAKVPEFEICEVYDFNYDIDDPMPFDDEISDAVFVLRKK, encoded by the coding sequence ATGCTGGCTATGCCAGCGGCGACTACTTTCGAGGCATTCAAGCAATTACCCATTTTGCTCCTATCGGCCACCGGCGAATATGGGCACAATAACAAGATTGCCCATCGGGCTCCGCATTCCTTCTACGAGCATAATCTGTTGACACCATTTGAAACGGTCGACTGCTACGACTATCCCAAGTATTGGGATCTTTCCTTTCAAGATGAAACCGAACTGGAATGCGACTTCTTTGAAGATGCTTTTCAGCGTTTTGGTCAGGGAGAGACCCGCCGCGTACTGGATATCGGTTGTGGAGGCGGTCGTAACGTCATCGAGATGGCCTCGCGCGAGTTTGAGGTCCTCGGCTTAGACAACAACGAAGCCTCGCTGGCTTATCTTGCCGACCAACTTCACGAGAAGGAACTGACGGCAGAAACGATGTTGGCCGACATGGCGAACTTCGATTCAGAGCTTCCGCTGGATGCGGCCCTCTGCACGTTCAATACGTTTCGACATTTGTTGACAGAAGAGGATGCCGAAAGTCACCTGCACAGCGTGGCACGTGCCCTGCGCCCTGGCGGGCTGTATATCCTCGGTTTTCACATCTTGCAGGACTACGACGATCCCGAGTGCGAAGAGCACTGGACCAATCGCGAAGGGGAAGTGGAAGTCACTACCACGTTGGAAGTGGTCAGTTCGGATCGAGAAGAACGTATCGAGACTCTGCTGTTTCATCTGCAAGTTCGCGATGGCGAAAAAGAGCTGCGACTCAAGGCCGAGTATCCTTATCGCATCTACAACCCGCCGCAGTTTCGCAGCTTGCTGGCCAAGGTGCCGGAGTTTGAGATCTGCGAGGTGTACGACTTCAACTACGACATCGACGACCCGATGCCGTTCGACGATGAAATCAGCGATGCGGTCTTCGTGCTGCGAAAGAAGTAG